From the genome of Geitlerinema sp. PCC 9228, one region includes:
- a CDS encoding PEP-CTERM sorting domain-containing protein yields the protein MKPIISTLLAASTAAAGLAIAEPATAFTIRSASEADEQTQSLMQNDFQKYFNEDANNIADEVKDNILQPNELVLNFPHQVKTYFINENAKYRNQLGFTATDSQGNVIAEDLIFEDVSRKNGPGRWQSGGDLEVGDFVDLGMFDADTKFDFWLVANGDEDRIFGANPEENPDGRQHLAAYRDSGHVILGFEDQMASKSDWDYNDGVFAVDFGEGNAASMPTAVPEPSSTLAFLGVAAVGLAAYQKRRR from the coding sequence ATGAAACCAATTATCTCCACACTCCTAGCGGCCAGTACCGCTGCTGCCGGTCTAGCGATCGCCGAACCGGCTACCGCTTTCACCATTCGTTCTGCCAGCGAAGCCGACGAACAAACCCAAAGCTTGATGCAGAACGACTTTCAAAAATATTTCAACGAGGATGCCAACAATATTGCCGACGAAGTCAAGGATAACATCCTCCAGCCCAACGAGTTGGTTTTGAACTTTCCCCATCAGGTAAAAACTTATTTCATAAACGAAAACGCCAAATACAGAAACCAACTCGGGTTCACCGCTACCGATAGCCAAGGCAATGTTATTGCCGAAGACCTGATTTTTGAAGACGTTTCCCGCAAAAATGGTCCTGGTAGATGGCAAAGCGGTGGAGATTTGGAAGTTGGCGACTTTGTCGATTTAGGAATGTTCGATGCTGACACCAAATTCGATTTTTGGTTGGTTGCCAACGGCGACGAAGATCGGATTTTTGGTGCCAATCCCGAGGAAAATCCTGATGGCAGACAGCATTTAGCCGCCTATCGCGATTCCGGTCACGTCATTTTAGGCTTTGAAGACCAAATGGCATCCAAAAGCGACTGGGATTACAACGACGGGGTATTTGCTGTAGATTTTGGTGAAGGCAATGCTGCCAGCATGCCAACTGCGGTTCCCGAACCCAGCTCCACGCTAGCCTTTTTGGGAGTTGCTGCGGTGGGTTTGGCTGCTTATCAAAAACGCCGCCGTTAA
- a CDS encoding DUF4114 domain-containing protein: MTSFSAMAQPANAFTLTTEGGLKNVDVLDQNQIQSIDAAPEDLQNYIRKGGRYQQQYVNTERNDMSADVGNHVLDPNKMVLQFPHQVSAYFINEGAGYRNQLGFTATKDGEVLAEKLIFEDVSSPESVLSNSNGPLNIGDSMNLGQFDAGTKFDFWLASNGRSNRIYGADASENPDGKQHLIAYYDSDYVVLGFEDIHGGGDLDYNDTVFAVDFGKDNSASMADVPEPTSAVAFLGLAGVGLMGLRRRQS; encoded by the coding sequence GTGACTAGCTTCAGCGCGATGGCACAACCAGCCAATGCCTTTACGTTGACCACAGAAGGCGGTCTAAAAAACGTGGATGTTTTGGACCAAAACCAAATTCAAAGCATTGACGCTGCACCTGAAGACCTACAAAACTATATAAGAAAGGGAGGTAGATACCAACAACAATACGTCAACACCGAAAGAAACGACATGTCTGCCGATGTTGGCAACCATGTTCTAGATCCCAACAAAATGGTGTTGCAGTTTCCCCACCAAGTGAGTGCCTACTTTATCAATGAAGGTGCTGGCTATCGCAACCAATTGGGATTTACGGCGACCAAGGATGGCGAAGTTTTAGCAGAAAAACTCATTTTTGAAGATGTTTCTTCGCCAGAAAGCGTTCTTAGTAACAGCAACGGTCCTCTCAACATTGGGGATTCTATGAACTTGGGTCAGTTCGATGCTGGGACGAAATTTGATTTCTGGCTGGCTTCCAACGGTCGTAGCAACCGCATTTACGGTGCCGATGCTTCTGAAAACCCCGATGGCAAACAACACTTAATCGCTTATTACGATTCTGATTATGTGGTTTTGGGATTTGAAGATATCCACGGTGGTGGTGATTTAGACTACAATGATACCGTCTTTGCTGTGGATTTCGGAAAAGACAACTCGGCTAGTATGGCTGACGTTCCCGAACCCACTTCGGCCGTTGCATTTTTGGGTTTGGCAGGGGTAGGCTTGATGGGTCTTCGCCGTCGTCAAAGCTAG
- the glgX gene encoding glycogen debranching protein GlgX: MYVPLWPGNPYPLGATWDGKGTNFALYSENATGVEVCLFDSEDRETRIALKEVKNFIWHGYLPGIGPSQRYGFRVYGPFEPENGHRFNPNKLLLDPYAKAVDGEIGYGEEIFGYPWDAEEKDLEFSETDDAHLVPKGIVVDESFDWEGDRLLRIPEHETIIYEMHVKGFTKLHPDIPETLRGTYAGLGHPAAISYLQSLGVTAVELMPVHHFLSYPGHLADKGLKNYWGYDSIGYFSPHFDYTATHRNPEQQVREFKRMVKALHAGGIEVILDVVYNHTGEGNHLGPTLSLRGIDNAIYYRLVDDNPRYYMDFTGCGNSLNVRHPQVLKLITDSLRYWVETMHVDGFRFDLASALARELYEVNNLAAFFNIIHQDPILSDVKLIAEPWDVGEGGYQVGKFPLLWSEWNGKYRDTVRDFWRGEDSRLADFAFRFTGSSDLYEDNGRQPSASVNFVTAHDGFTLNDLVSYNEKHNEANGEDNEDGESHNRSWNCGVEGETDDESVIELRNRQRRNFLVTLMLSQGVPMLLSGDEIGRSQQGNNNAYCQDNERTWLNWDLTESNEALLDFVRQLIYFRRQHPVFRRRKWFQGRSIRGSEIGDISWYNPDGGEMTEDQWNAGFAKAVGIFLNGDAIATAGKWGERVMDDSFLLFFNAHYEMLEFTIPPSLQESSWFTIIDTTQPYFLEDGKTYQDENVIVPVEARSLVVLQKR; this comes from the coding sequence ATGTACGTACCGCTCTGGCCGGGAAATCCCTATCCCTTGGGCGCTACTTGGGATGGCAAAGGCACCAACTTTGCCCTGTACAGCGAAAATGCCACCGGTGTAGAAGTTTGCTTGTTTGACAGCGAAGACCGGGAAACCCGCATCGCCTTAAAAGAGGTGAAAAATTTTATTTGGCACGGTTATTTACCAGGAATTGGCCCCAGCCAGCGCTACGGTTTTCGCGTCTACGGTCCCTTTGAACCGGAAAATGGCCATCGCTTCAACCCCAACAAACTATTGCTCGATCCCTATGCCAAAGCTGTAGACGGAGAAATTGGCTACGGCGAAGAGATTTTTGGCTATCCCTGGGATGCAGAAGAAAAAGATTTGGAGTTTTCCGAAACAGACGATGCCCATCTGGTTCCCAAGGGAATTGTCGTGGATGAATCTTTTGACTGGGAAGGCGATCGCTTGTTGCGCATTCCCGAACACGAAACCATTATCTACGAAATGCACGTCAAAGGATTCACCAAGCTGCATCCCGATATCCCCGAAACTTTGCGCGGTACCTACGCTGGTTTGGGCCATCCGGCGGCTATTTCTTACTTACAATCTCTAGGAGTAACCGCTGTCGAGTTGATGCCGGTTCACCATTTCCTTTCTTATCCTGGCCATTTGGCGGACAAAGGATTGAAAAATTACTGGGGATATGACTCCATCGGTTACTTTTCCCCTCACTTCGACTACACCGCTACCCACCGCAATCCCGAACAGCAAGTACGGGAGTTCAAACGCATGGTGAAAGCCCTGCATGCTGGTGGCATTGAAGTAATTTTGGATGTGGTGTACAATCACACCGGTGAAGGCAATCATTTAGGACCCACCCTTTCGCTACGGGGAATTGACAACGCCATCTACTACCGTTTGGTAGACGATAACCCACGCTACTACATGGATTTTACCGGTTGCGGCAATTCCCTCAACGTCCGCCACCCGCAGGTTTTAAAATTAATTACCGATAGCCTGCGCTACTGGGTGGAAACCATGCATGTGGACGGCTTTCGCTTCGATTTGGCATCGGCATTAGCACGAGAGCTGTACGAAGTCAATAACCTGGCAGCCTTTTTTAACATTATTCACCAAGACCCCATTTTGTCAGATGTGAAGCTGATTGCCGAACCCTGGGATGTGGGAGAAGGTGGCTATCAAGTGGGGAAATTTCCTTTGCTGTGGTCGGAGTGGAACGGGAAATATCGGGACACCGTGCGCGATTTTTGGCGCGGGGAAGACAGCCGCTTGGCAGATTTTGCCTTTCGATTTACAGGCAGTTCCGACTTGTACGAAGACAACGGCCGTCAGCCCAGTGCCAGCGTAAATTTTGTAACCGCTCACGATGGGTTTACCCTGAACGATTTGGTGAGCTACAACGAAAAACACAACGAAGCCAACGGTGAAGATAACGAAGATGGAGAAAGCCACAACCGGTCTTGGAATTGTGGTGTGGAAGGAGAAACGGACGATGAATCGGTCATTGAATTGCGCAACCGCCAGCGGCGTAATTTTTTAGTTACCCTAATGCTGTCTCAAGGGGTTCCTATGTTGTTGAGTGGGGATGAAATAGGGCGATCGCAGCAAGGAAACAACAATGCCTACTGTCAGGATAACGAACGAACTTGGTTGAATTGGGATTTAACCGAGTCCAACGAAGCCTTGTTGGATTTTGTTCGCCAACTCATTTACTTCCGCCGCCAGCATCCCGTTTTCCGACGTCGCAAGTGGTTCCAAGGTCGTTCCATACGCGGTTCTGAAATTGGCGATATTAGTTGGTACAATCCCGATGGTGGCGAAATGACCGAAGACCAGTGGAATGCTGGATTTGCCAAAGCTGTGGGAATTTTCTTAAATGGCGATGCGATCGCGACGGCTGGAAAATGGGGAGAACGAGTGATGGACGACAGTTTTTTACTGTTTTTCAACGCTCACTACGAAATGCTGGAGTTTACGATTCCTCCCAGTTTGCAAGAGAGTTCTTGGTTTACGATTATTGATACCACCCAGCCGTATTTTCTAGAAGATGGCAAAACCTATCAGGATGAGAATGTCATTGTACCGGTGGAAGCGCGATCGCTGGTGGTTTTGCAAAAGAGATAG
- a CDS encoding NAD-dependent epimerase/dehydratase family protein has protein sequence MKAFVTGANGFTGSHLVKALERQNIEVTALVRPTSNLERLQGTQAQLVYGDITDRSALEKGMQAADWVFHTAAYVELGIVDAALMEKVNVEGTRAVLTVASEAKIQKMVYCSTIGVFGDTRGQVVDESYQRTQTDFSSPYDRTKYRAQQLVDEWAAYGLPVVSVMPSGIFGIDDPHFRPIIERFLQGGLKVWAQSDRLTGIVHVDDLVDAMLLAAQKAPPGEWYILSAGEMTAREMFALIGEDAGIAPPVEVPKPLVLLVGNILEVVGRLFSWNPPLSRERLHYVYDRLVRVDGNKARRELGWQPRSPETVLLEMTAQIRQEWP, from the coding sequence ATGAAAGCCTTCGTTACTGGAGCCAATGGCTTTACCGGTTCCCACTTGGTGAAAGCGCTGGAACGTCAAAATATCGAGGTTACGGCCTTAGTGCGCCCGACCAGCAATTTGGAACGCCTGCAAGGTACCCAGGCACAGTTGGTGTATGGAGATATTACCGATCGCAGTGCTCTCGAAAAAGGCATGCAGGCGGCAGACTGGGTGTTCCATACCGCCGCCTACGTAGAACTGGGGATTGTCGATGCGGCGTTGATGGAAAAGGTGAATGTAGAAGGAACCCGCGCGGTCTTGACGGTGGCTAGCGAAGCCAAAATCCAAAAAATGGTTTACTGCAGTACCATCGGTGTCTTCGGCGATACCCGCGGGCAAGTGGTGGATGAAAGCTACCAACGCACCCAAACCGATTTTTCTTCTCCCTACGACCGCACCAAATACCGGGCACAGCAGTTGGTGGATGAATGGGCAGCCTACGGATTGCCGGTGGTGAGTGTTATGCCATCGGGCATTTTTGGAATAGACGACCCCCACTTTCGACCGATTATAGAACGATTTTTACAGGGGGGATTGAAAGTTTGGGCACAAAGCGATCGCTTGACTGGTATCGTTCACGTAGACGACCTGGTAGATGCCATGCTGCTAGCAGCCCAAAAAGCACCCCCTGGCGAATGGTACATTCTCTCTGCCGGAGAAATGACCGCCCGGGAAATGTTTGCCCTCATCGGCGAAGATGCTGGCATTGCCCCGCCGGTGGAAGTGCCCAAACCCCTGGTTCTGCTGGTTGGCAATATTTTGGAGGTGGTGGGTAGGTTGTTTTCCTGGAACCCACCCCTTAGTCGAGAAAGGCTACACTACGTGTACGACCGCCTGGTTCGGGTGGATGGCAACAAAGCCAGAAGGGAGTTGGGCTGGCAACCCCGTTCCCCAGAAACGGTATTGCTGGAGATGACTGCCCAAATTCGCCAAGAATGGCCGTAG